In the genome of Carnobacterium pleistocenium FTR1, one region contains:
- a CDS encoding DUF2812 domain-containing protein, with amino-acid sequence MEKFKFFFNLDKEEKWLNEMAQQGLVISGKNFKYEFDQVDSKEKLIKIDYRTFKSKKDLEDYILLFEDSGWQHLVGNKNSGKQYFMKKDAHADGDIFSDQLSKAERYKRMANGWLSLAVIYVPIAIVFFQTNIIDFKAFLNPRSYYLTPGLWEMTGSSFWRSFLFETPFALGRGIAWSIPPALIVLYVVFAIKAHYHYKNTISKEER; translated from the coding sequence ATGGAAAAATTTAAGTTCTTTTTTAATTTAGATAAAGAAGAAAAATGGTTAAATGAGATGGCTCAACAAGGACTAGTAATATCAGGGAAAAATTTTAAATATGAATTTGATCAAGTTGATAGTAAAGAAAAACTGATAAAGATAGACTATCGAACATTTAAATCGAAAAAGGATTTAGAAGACTATATTTTATTATTTGAAGATAGTGGTTGGCAGCATCTTGTAGGAAATAAAAATTCTGGGAAGCAGTATTTTATGAAAAAAGATGCTCATGCAGATGGAGATATCTTTTCTGATCAGCTCTCCAAAGCGGAGCGCTATAAAAGAATGGCTAATGGCTGGCTGTCTTTAGCTGTAATATATGTACCGATAGCCATCGTATTTTTTCAAACGAACATTATTGATTTCAAAGCATTTCTCAATCCACGGTCATACTATCTGACGCCTGGCCTATGGGAAATGACAGGAAGTTCTTTTTGGAGATCTTTCTTATTTGAAACACCTTTTGCTTTAGGAAGAGGGATTGCATGGTCAATTCCCCCTGCTTTGATTGTCCTGTATGTTGTTTTTGCAATCAAAGCTCATTATCATTATAAAAATACCATCTCAAAAGAGGAACGATAG
- a CDS encoding YczI family protein gives MLKKLNYILSALIIIIAVYGFATNNINEIIYVMMLFLSLSALLRGVESFQKNERVNGWFNIAAFLFVLFVSIQGFLLYYGIF, from the coding sequence ATGTTAAAAAAACTAAATTATATTTTATCAGCACTTATTATTATAATCGCGGTTTATGGATTCGCTACAAATAATATTAATGAAATAATATACGTTATGATGTTGTTTCTGAGTTTATCTGCATTATTAAGAGGGGTAGAATCATTCCAAAAAAACGAAAGAGTAAATGGCTGGTTTAATATAGCTGCATTTTTATTTGTTTTATTTGTATCGATTCAAGGATTTTTATTATATTATGGTATTTTTTAA
- a CDS encoding PadR family transcriptional regulator, translating to MKRNKHLPLTETVYYILLSLFEPAHGYLIIQKVEDLSNGEVRMAAGTLYGAIENLLKLKFIKPVENEDKRRKVYIITQEGKNILFLDCERMKHIVAITEEHLTEEGV from the coding sequence ATGAAAAGAAACAAACATTTACCGCTGACAGAAACTGTTTATTATATTCTTTTATCTTTATTTGAACCAGCACATGGTTATCTCATTATACAAAAAGTTGAAGACTTGAGTAATGGTGAGGTGAGAATGGCTGCTGGGACATTGTATGGAGCTATCGAAAACTTATTAAAATTGAAGTTTATTAAGCCGGTTGAGAATGAAGATAAGAGGCGTAAAGTTTATATTATTACACAAGAAGGAAAAAACATTCTCTTTCTTGATTGTGAAAGAATGAAGCACATAGTAGCTATTACTGAAGAACATTTGACTGAGGAAGGGGTATAA
- a CDS encoding GNAT family N-acetyltransferase, with translation MEIRVANDLDYPALRRIHLESRRKNFHWADIEEMTLEDFDKHTVGEFIILAEENSEILGFASLHLPDNFIHNLFVHPDFSGKGIGIQLINASINKMNKPIELKCVSENKKAMEFYENNGWKKVIEEGNPNEKYWVMVYE, from the coding sequence ATGGAGATTAGAGTAGCAAATGATTTAGATTACCCTGCTTTAAGACGTATACACTTAGAATCCCGACGTAAAAACTTTCATTGGGCAGATATAGAAGAAATGACTTTAGAAGATTTTGATAAACACACCGTAGGAGAATTTATAATTTTAGCAGAAGAAAATTCTGAAATTCTTGGATTTGCTTCGTTACATTTACCAGATAATTTTATACATAACTTATTTGTTCATCCTGACTTTTCAGGTAAAGGTATTGGCATCCAATTGATTAATGCCTCTATAAATAAAATGAATAAACCAATAGAGTTGAAATGTGTATCTGAAAATAAAAAGGCTATGGAATTCTATGAAAATAATGGTTGGAAAAAAGTTATCGAAGAAGGTAATCCGAATGAAAAGTATTGGGTTATGGTGTATGAATAA
- a CDS encoding CPBP family intramembrane glutamic endopeptidase — protein MTDKKIIVQFTMLTFCIAYLVSGALIALGQFGYSVHNWVYSVQQFGMNIPFAIYILSPAIASYIVLKKNNKIADFKEWLKTVFYAKNNICLYFFVVAGLALYFLIHIAVSGHTEMVLPFYTFFLSLPGGLIIGGLEEAGWMYILQPELDKKYGFVLSSVFVGILWILWHIPLFFIPGTSHGEGLINFWMFAVQLMAFRFFNGAIYKISGKGRVFMCVLFHTMFNAASPLFGTMTMTWTGTIAANAMIVLVSFVTVEIYDKKSRRIV, from the coding sequence GTGACAGACAAAAAAATCATAGTACAATTTACGATGCTGACATTTTGCATAGCCTATCTTGTGTCAGGTGCTTTAATTGCTCTTGGGCAATTTGGATATTCGGTTCACAATTGGGTTTACTCGGTACAGCAATTCGGGATGAATATTCCTTTTGCAATCTATATTTTGTCGCCCGCTATTGCTTCATATATCGTTCTGAAGAAAAATAACAAAATAGCAGATTTTAAGGAATGGTTGAAAACTGTTTTTTACGCCAAAAATAACATATGCCTCTATTTTTTCGTTGTTGCAGGGCTTGCACTGTATTTTTTGATACATATTGCAGTTTCAGGCCACACGGAAATGGTGCTTCCATTTTATACGTTTTTTCTTTCCCTGCCTGGTGGTCTTATTATCGGTGGCTTGGAGGAAGCTGGATGGATGTACATACTACAGCCTGAGCTTGACAAAAAATATGGCTTTGTTTTGTCTTCTGTTTTCGTTGGAATTCTTTGGATTTTATGGCATATTCCTCTCTTCTTCATTCCAGGTACGAGTCACGGAGAGGGACTCATTAACTTTTGGATGTTTGCAGTTCAACTCATGGCGTTTCGGTTTTTTAACGGGGCAATCTATAAAATATCAGGCAAAGGCCGTGTGTTTATGTGCGTATTATTTCACACCATGTTTAATGCGGCATCCCCCCTTTTTGGCACCATGACTATGACTTGGACGGGAACCATTGCCGCAAATGCTATGATTGTTCTTGTTTCATTTGTAACCGTTGAGATATACGACAAAAAGAGCAGGCGAATAGTATAA
- the relB gene encoding type II toxin-antitoxin system RelB family antitoxin yields the protein MTVVSLRIDTQEDQLIKEYAKANNISVSALFRNAVLEKIEDEIDLGLYNQAMSEHKENPKSISFEDMLKELAD from the coding sequence ATGACTGTAGTATCCTTAAGAATTGATACCCAAGAAGATCAATTAATCAAAGAATATGCTAAAGCTAATAATATCTCGGTTTCAGCTTTATTTAGAAATGCTGTTTTAGAAAAAATTGAAGATGAAATTGATTTGGGCTTATATAACCAGGCGATGTCTGAACACAAAGAAAATCCAAAAAGTATTTCTTTTGAAGATATGCTGAAGGAGCTAGCGGATTAA
- a CDS encoding type II toxin-antitoxin system RelE family toxin, protein MNSGYQVAFEKGAQKALKKMDKHQSLLIMGWIQKNLVNCTDPRKQGKGLTANHSGEWRYRIGDYRLIADINDETVTILMLEIGHRKDSYK, encoded by the coding sequence ATGAATTCAGGTTATCAAGTAGCGTTTGAAAAAGGAGCTCAAAAAGCTTTAAAAAAAATGGATAAACACCAATCTCTTTTAATTATGGGTTGGATCCAAAAGAATCTAGTGAATTGTACAGATCCTAGGAAGCAGGGTAAAGGATTGACCGCTAATCATTCAGGAGAATGGCGTTACAGAATTGGAGACTATCGCTTAATCGCCGATATTAATGACGAGACAGTCACTATTTTAATGTTAGAGATTGGACATAGGAAAGATAGTTACAAATAA